The following coding sequences lie in one Halorarum halophilum genomic window:
- a CDS encoding alpha-1 4-glucan-protein synthase: protein MASDTFESVGKGAGTKSPDICVVVPTIREYECVRAYVENARQHGFDVDRLHVVLVTEDFCDADAMRAMLREEDVSGTVFDGAGRDEWLADRGVADYGHLVPAASHAQTSFGLLYLWANEFEYGVFVDDDTLPHPDHDFFGEHLATLEYEGDLTEVRSDERWVNVLYQNADEHGLYPRGYPYGAMDEAVETDTARVENVVASQGLWTNVPDLDAVRILMDGDLRGQARTRTSAADFDGDFVAAPGQYLTVCSMNLAFRREVVPAFYQLPMDDNEWDVGRFDDIWSGVFLKRAADLLGDRIVTGSPLCEHNKAPRPTFDDLNDEVPGLELNEHLWEIVDQVSPPTAGTPDTDGVADAEEYAAVFDAMAERLATGDWSEYANGAFLTHCGVYMRDWLDCLAALAPAEERRVVTADD from the coding sequence ATGGCTTCGGACACGTTCGAATCGGTGGGGAAGGGAGCCGGCACGAAGTCGCCGGACATCTGCGTAGTCGTCCCGACGATCCGCGAGTACGAGTGCGTGCGGGCGTACGTCGAGAACGCCCGCCAGCACGGCTTCGACGTCGACCGGCTCCACGTCGTCCTCGTCACCGAGGACTTCTGTGACGCCGACGCGATGCGGGCGATGCTCCGCGAGGAGGACGTCTCCGGCACGGTGTTCGACGGCGCCGGCCGGGACGAGTGGCTCGCGGACCGCGGCGTCGCCGACTACGGGCACCTCGTTCCCGCGGCCAGCCACGCCCAGACCTCCTTCGGCCTGCTCTACCTCTGGGCCAACGAGTTCGAGTACGGCGTCTTCGTCGACGACGACACGCTCCCGCACCCGGACCACGACTTCTTCGGCGAGCACCTCGCGACCCTCGAGTACGAGGGCGACCTGACCGAGGTGCGGTCGGACGAGCGGTGGGTGAACGTGCTCTACCAGAACGCCGACGAGCACGGCCTCTACCCTCGGGGCTACCCGTACGGGGCGATGGACGAGGCCGTCGAGACGGACACCGCACGCGTCGAGAACGTCGTCGCCTCGCAGGGGCTGTGGACGAACGTTCCCGACCTCGACGCCGTCCGCATCCTGATGGACGGCGACCTGCGGGGACAGGCCCGCACCCGCACGTCGGCCGCGGACTTCGACGGGGACTTCGTCGCTGCGCCGGGCCAGTACCTCACGGTCTGCTCGATGAACCTCGCGTTCCGCCGGGAGGTCGTCCCCGCGTTCTACCAGCTCCCGATGGACGACAACGAGTGGGACGTCGGGCGCTTCGACGACATCTGGTCGGGCGTCTTCCTGAAGCGCGCGGCCGACCTGCTCGGGGACCGGATCGTCACGGGGAGCCCCCTCTGCGAGCACAACAAGGCGCCCCGACCGACGTTCGACGACCTCAACGACGAGGTGCCGGGGCTCGAACTGAACGAGCACCTCTGGGAGATCGTCGACCAGGTGTCGCCACCGACCGCCGGGACCCCCGACACCGATGGCGTCGCCGATGCGGAGGAGTACGCGGCCGTCTTCGACGCGATGGCCGAGCGGCTCGCGACCGGCGACTGGAGCGAGTACGCGAACGGCGCGTTCCTGACCCACTGCGGGGTGTACATGCGCGACTGGCTGGATTGCCTCGCGGCGCTGGCGCCGGCCGAGGAGCGACGGGTGGTGACCGCCGATGACTGA
- a CDS encoding ABC transporter ATP-binding protein encodes MVERTLDEGTADGTGGSDASVGSGRERRRHGGGADDGTEDVLDTEADASSDQYADAEPVLELRGVAREYGTETAVSGLDLTVREGELLTLLGPSGCGKTTTLRTIAGLEEPTDGVVVVAGETVAGDGAATDPEDRDVGMVFQEFALFPHLSVAENVAFGLQDAGNGETERRVADLLDLVGLSEYADTSPDALSGGQRQRVALARSLAPEPDVLLLDEPFSNLDVRLRTRMREEVRRILKEAGVTAVSVTHDQEEALSISDRVAVMHDGTVEQVGTPEEVFEHPESRFVAEFIGQASFLPGRFEDGSVETALGVLGEDLLQGLTPDYDGADIDVLVRPDDLRAVPTEGAGDGVIVGRTYTGPSFVYDVELDGGRVVRCEHNHATEFALDRRVAVDLVADHTLAWYPASSDAAGE; translated from the coding sequence ATGGTTGAGAGGACGCTCGACGAGGGGACGGCGGACGGGACCGGTGGGAGCGACGCATCCGTCGGAAGCGGCCGGGAACGACGGCGTCACGGGGGCGGAGCGGACGACGGGACCGAGGACGTGCTCGACACCGAGGCGGACGCCTCCTCGGATCAGTACGCCGACGCCGAGCCAGTGCTGGAACTGCGGGGCGTCGCCAGGGAGTACGGCACCGAGACCGCAGTCAGCGGACTCGACCTGACCGTCCGGGAAGGGGAGCTGCTCACCCTCCTCGGCCCGTCGGGCTGTGGGAAGACGACGACCCTCCGGACGATCGCCGGGCTGGAGGAGCCGACCGACGGGGTCGTCGTCGTGGCCGGCGAGACGGTCGCCGGCGACGGTGCGGCGACGGACCCCGAGGACCGTGACGTCGGCATGGTGTTCCAGGAGTTCGCGCTGTTCCCCCACCTCTCGGTCGCCGAGAACGTCGCCTTCGGCCTGCAGGACGCCGGAAACGGAGAAACTGAGCGACGGGTGGCGGACCTGCTGGATCTCGTCGGACTGTCCGAGTACGCCGACACGTCCCCCGACGCGCTCTCGGGCGGCCAGCGTCAGCGGGTCGCGCTCGCCCGGTCGCTCGCGCCCGAACCGGACGTGCTGCTGCTCGACGAACCGTTCTCGAACCTCGACGTGCGGCTCCGGACCCGGATGCGCGAGGAGGTCCGCCGTATCCTGAAGGAGGCCGGCGTCACGGCCGTCTCGGTCACCCACGACCAGGAGGAGGCGCTCAGCATCTCCGACCGCGTCGCCGTGATGCACGACGGGACCGTCGAGCAGGTCGGCACGCCCGAGGAGGTGTTCGAGCATCCCGAGTCCCGGTTCGTCGCGGAGTTCATCGGCCAGGCGAGCTTCCTCCCCGGCCGCTTCGAGGACGGCAGCGTCGAGACGGCGCTGGGCGTGCTCGGCGAGGACCTGCTTCAGGGACTGACGCCCGACTACGACGGGGCCGACATCGACGTGCTCGTACGGCCCGACGACCTCCGCGCCGTCCCGACCGAGGGGGCGGGCGACGGCGTCATCGTCGGCCGGACGTACACCGGCCCGTCGTTCGTCTACGACGTCGAACTCGACGGCGGCCGGGTCGTCCGGTGTGAACACAACCACGCGACCGAGTTCGCGCTGGACCGACGGGTCGCGGTCGACCTCGTCGCCGACCACACGCTCGCGTGGTACCCCGCCTCGTCGGACGCCGCCGGGGAATGA
- a CDS encoding DUF106 domain-containing protein — MARIESRVRDLAEDPEMREAIELVLERAEDGEIQWVDVRGDISSGQWGRLIERGILEDGQSGFALADREAIEAGLEPKEGTDGAGGGGDIPEVPDSEGASWSKWDKGAAAVTVLFFIGYSYGPVRDVIGGGMDVVLGPLQDSLPLYAVIMVIATLTGLYSTLLRANLMDMDRMAAYQNRMKDIQGRMKEAKNRGDDDAVDRIQEEQMDAMGDQLGMFKEQFRPMVWIMVFTIPFFLWLYWKVGFRGASGDPSAEFADVVLPIWGQVAWTDNLLIMPTWIIWYFLCSMAFTQIIQKGLNIQMSPSTS, encoded by the coding sequence ATGGCACGTATCGAATCGCGCGTCCGGGACCTGGCCGAGGACCCCGAGATGCGCGAGGCCATCGAACTCGTCCTCGAGCGCGCGGAGGACGGCGAGATCCAGTGGGTCGACGTGCGCGGGGACATCTCCAGCGGTCAGTGGGGCCGGCTCATCGAGCGGGGCATCCTCGAGGACGGCCAGTCCGGGTTCGCGCTCGCGGACCGGGAGGCCATCGAGGCGGGCCTCGAACCGAAGGAGGGCACCGACGGCGCAGGCGGCGGTGGCGACATCCCGGAGGTCCCCGACTCCGAGGGGGCCTCGTGGAGCAAGTGGGACAAGGGCGCGGCCGCGGTCACCGTGCTGTTCTTCATCGGCTACTCCTACGGCCCGGTGCGGGACGTCATCGGCGGCGGCATGGACGTCGTCCTCGGCCCGCTGCAGGACTCGCTCCCGCTGTACGCGGTCATCATGGTCATCGCCACGTTGACCGGGCTCTACTCCACGCTCCTGCGTGCGAACCTCATGGACATGGACCGCATGGCGGCCTACCAGAACCGGATGAAGGACATCCAGGGCCGGATGAAGGAGGCCAAGAACCGCGGCGACGACGACGCCGTCGACCGCATCCAGGAGGAGCAGATGGACGCGATGGGCGACCAGCTCGGGATGTTCAAGGAGCAGTTCCGCCCGATGGTGTGGATCATGGTGTTCACGATACCGTTCTTCCTCTGGCTCTACTGGAAGGTCGGCTTCCGCGGCGCCAGCGGCGACCCGTCGGCGGAGTTCGCCGACGTCGTCCTCCCCATCTGGGGGCAGGTCGCCTGGACGGACAACCTGCTCATCATGCCGACGTGGATCATCTGGTACTTCCTGTGCTCGATGGCGTTCACCCAGATCATCCAGAAGGGGCTGAACATCCAGATGAGCCCCTCGACGTCGTAA
- a CDS encoding extracellular solute-binding protein — protein MTDGAPNSDADAGCVGRADPVGTVRRSRRRFLAAAGAAGTAGLAGCSSGSPFGSSTETPGEVSFSDFRGSGPLVESRPPLEGTRIEDLPELSGELDVYLGGGESGLYRDLVSLFEGIYPDFTGRIRAYGAAEAANTIVTEGESTPADVFWSVDAGSLGAVAAEGLTATLPDEVVEPVPDTFHPDGQWVGTAGRARAVPYNTDQLSADQIPDTVMDFPGAAPLGGAMGWAPTYGAFQAFVTAMRVLVGRDRTERWLRGMLDAGVSEYQDEFLVSNAVAEGEIAAGFANHYYALRVRSSRPDAPLDLAFTSGDAGALINVAGAAQLAPSDDEELARNFIRHLLSAEAQEFFATRTYAYPTIPGIPPVGGLPTIDELDPPELDLTELSDVQPTLELLRETGVL, from the coding sequence ATGACTGACGGAGCGCCGAACTCCGACGCGGACGCCGGGTGCGTCGGGCGGGCCGACCCGGTCGGGACGGTTCGACGGAGCCGTCGGCGGTTCCTCGCGGCGGCCGGCGCCGCCGGAACGGCCGGACTGGCGGGCTGTTCGTCCGGCTCCCCGTTCGGATCGTCCACGGAGACCCCCGGGGAGGTCTCGTTCTCGGACTTCCGCGGCTCCGGGCCGCTCGTCGAGTCGCGGCCGCCCCTGGAGGGAACCCGCATCGAGGACCTGCCCGAACTGAGCGGCGAACTGGACGTCTACCTCGGCGGCGGCGAGAGCGGACTCTACCGCGACCTCGTCTCGCTGTTCGAGGGGATCTACCCCGACTTCACGGGGCGGATCCGCGCCTACGGCGCCGCTGAGGCCGCGAACACCATCGTCACCGAGGGCGAGTCGACGCCGGCCGACGTGTTCTGGTCCGTCGACGCGGGGTCGCTCGGCGCTGTGGCCGCCGAGGGGCTCACCGCGACGCTCCCCGACGAGGTCGTCGAGCCGGTTCCCGACACCTTCCACCCCGACGGCCAGTGGGTCGGTACCGCGGGCCGCGCCCGCGCAGTCCCGTACAACACGGATCAGCTCTCGGCCGACCAGATCCCCGACACCGTGATGGACTTCCCCGGTGCGGCACCGCTGGGGGGCGCGATGGGCTGGGCGCCGACGTACGGCGCCTTCCAGGCGTTCGTCACCGCGATGCGCGTCCTCGTGGGCCGCGACCGGACCGAACGGTGGCTGCGGGGGATGCTCGACGCGGGCGTCTCCGAGTACCAGGACGAGTTCCTCGTCTCCAACGCCGTCGCGGAGGGCGAGATAGCCGCCGGCTTCGCGAACCACTACTACGCGCTCCGTGTGCGGTCGAGCAGGCCGGACGCGCCGCTCGACCTCGCGTTCACCAGCGGCGACGCGGGCGCGCTCATCAACGTCGCCGGCGCGGCACAGCTGGCGCCGAGCGACGACGAGGAGCTCGCCCGGAACTTCATCCGACACCTCCTCTCGGCGGAGGCCCAGGAGTTCTTCGCCACCCGGACGTACGCGTACCCGACGATCCCGGGGATCCCGCCGGTCGGCGGCCTCCCCACCATCGACGAACTGGACCCGCCCGAACTGGACCTGACCGAACTCTCGGACGTCCAGCCGACGCTGGAACTGCTCCGGGAGACCGGCGTTCTCTGA
- a CDS encoding phytoene desaturase family protein — protein sequence MRQPRDLSALAGDDVTVVGGGFGGLSTACYLADAGADVTLLEKNEQLGGRASVLEADGFRFDMGPSWYLMPDVFETFFDHFDRTPEEYYTLSRLDPHYRVFFKDGDRVDMVPDREANRETFESYEAGAGEVFEAYLEKSKRDYEVGMEHFVYEHRERLRDFVDLDVLRNARGLSLLGTMQGHVEDYFESPKLQQLMQYSLVFLGGSPHNTPALYNLMSHVDFTLGVYYPDGGIGAVVDGIADLGRELGVEYVTDAPVEAIEGRRGGFAVDLEDGRRFLADRVVSDADYAYTEQELLPPGKRQYDAEYWESRTYAPSAYLLYLGVEGDLDPLAHHTLVLPTDWDDHFAAIFDDPAWPDDPAYYLCVPSETDDSVAPEGHSALFALVPIAPGLDDSQEHRDRYREHVLDDVAENTGVDLRDRIVLEETFCIEEFADRYNSRNGTALGMAHTLRQTAPFRPSHRSSAVDGLYFTGSYTTPGIGVPMCLISGLLTAEVIARE from the coding sequence ATGCGACAGCCCCGGGACCTGTCGGCGCTCGCCGGCGACGACGTGACCGTCGTCGGCGGGGGGTTCGGCGGGCTCTCGACGGCCTGTTACCTCGCCGACGCCGGCGCGGACGTGACCCTGCTGGAGAAGAACGAGCAGCTCGGCGGCCGCGCGTCCGTCCTGGAGGCCGACGGGTTCCGGTTCGACATGGGCCCCTCGTGGTACCTGATGCCCGACGTGTTCGAGACGTTCTTCGACCACTTCGACCGGACGCCGGAGGAGTACTACACCCTCTCGCGACTCGACCCGCACTACCGCGTCTTCTTCAAGGACGGGGACCGGGTCGACATGGTCCCCGACCGGGAGGCCAACCGGGAGACGTTCGAGTCCTACGAGGCCGGCGCGGGCGAGGTGTTCGAGGCGTACCTCGAGAAGTCGAAGCGCGACTACGAGGTCGGCATGGAGCACTTCGTGTACGAGCACCGCGAGCGCCTCCGCGACTTCGTCGACCTCGACGTGCTCCGCAACGCCCGCGGGCTCTCGCTGCTCGGCACGATGCAGGGCCACGTCGAGGACTACTTCGAGAGCCCGAAGCTCCAGCAGCTGATGCAGTACTCGCTCGTCTTCCTCGGCGGGTCCCCGCACAACACGCCCGCGCTGTACAACCTGATGAGCCACGTCGACTTCACGCTGGGCGTCTACTACCCCGACGGCGGTATCGGCGCGGTCGTCGACGGTATCGCGGACCTCGGCCGCGAGCTCGGCGTGGAGTACGTCACCGACGCGCCGGTCGAGGCCATCGAGGGCAGACGGGGGGGCTTCGCCGTCGACTTGGAGGACGGCCGGCGGTTCCTGGCCGACCGCGTCGTCTCCGACGCCGACTACGCCTACACCGAGCAGGAGCTCCTCCCGCCCGGGAAGCGCCAGTACGATGCGGAGTACTGGGAGTCCCGAACGTACGCGCCCTCCGCGTACCTGCTCTACCTCGGCGTCGAGGGCGACCTCGACCCCCTCGCGCACCACACGCTCGTGCTCCCGACCGACTGGGACGACCACTTCGCGGCCATCTTCGACGACCCGGCGTGGCCCGACGACCCGGCGTACTACCTCTGCGTCCCCTCCGAGACGGACGACTCCGTCGCGCCCGAGGGACACAGCGCCCTGTTCGCGCTGGTCCCCATCGCACCAGGCCTCGACGACAGTCAGGAGCACCGGGACCGCTATCGCGAACACGTCCTCGACGACGTCGCCGAGAACACCGGCGTCGACCTCCGCGACCGGATCGTCCTCGAGGAGACGTTCTGCATCGAGGAGTTCGCGGACCGTTACAACTCCCGGAACGGCACGGCGCTCGGGATGGCGCACACGCTCCGCCAGACCGCGCCGTTCCGGCCGAGCCACCGCTCCTCGGCCGTCGACGGGCTCTACTTCACCGGCTCGTACACGACCCCCGGCATCGGCGTCCCGATGTGTCTCATCAGCGGGCTGCTCACCGCCGAGGTCATAGCCAGGGAGTGA
- a CDS encoding prenyltransferase has protein sequence MNAAPAARFDYLLTLSRPRFWLYLAGPVLVGVAFGAGSVPELVTPRTLALFGYFLVPANLLLYGVNDVFDRGVDAENPKKDGREARYGGGRLVPTVVAVSFLLGLALFPVTPRVAWPYLAGFLLLGVAYSAPPLRFKTTPPLDSLSNGLYVLPGTAAFATVAGAHPPLAALVGGWLWAMAMHTFSAIPDIEPDRAAGIRTTATVLGEDRTLAYCAVCWLLAALAFALVDPRLGALLLVYPVLVVGIRRADVDVDRAYWWYPAINTVVGTALTIGGLTRIVPPGAVLP, from the coding sequence ATGAACGCGGCTCCCGCTGCCCGGTTCGACTACCTCCTCACGCTCTCGCGGCCCCGATTCTGGCTCTACCTCGCCGGCCCGGTGCTCGTCGGGGTCGCGTTCGGCGCCGGGAGCGTCCCCGAACTCGTTACGCCGCGGACCCTGGCGCTGTTCGGCTACTTCCTCGTTCCGGCGAACCTCCTGCTGTACGGCGTGAACGACGTGTTCGACCGCGGGGTCGACGCGGAGAACCCGAAGAAGGACGGCCGCGAGGCCCGGTACGGTGGCGGTCGTCTCGTCCCGACCGTCGTCGCCGTCTCGTTCCTGCTCGGCCTCGCGCTCTTCCCGGTCACGCCCCGGGTCGCGTGGCCGTACCTCGCCGGCTTCCTCCTGCTCGGGGTGGCGTACAGCGCGCCGCCGCTCCGGTTCAAGACGACGCCGCCCCTCGACTCGCTCTCGAACGGCCTGTACGTCCTCCCCGGCACGGCCGCGTTCGCGACCGTCGCCGGCGCCCACCCGCCGCTCGCGGCGCTCGTCGGTGGATGGCTGTGGGCGATGGCGATGCACACGTTCTCGGCGATCCCCGACATCGAACCCGACCGGGCAGCAGGAATCCGCACCACGGCGACGGTGCTCGGCGAGGATCGGACGCTCGCCTACTGTGCGGTCTGCTGGCTGCTGGCCGCCCTCGCGTTCGCGCTCGTCGACCCGCGACTCGGCGCGCTCCTCCTGGTGTACCCGGTTCTCGTCGTCGGGATCCGCCGAGCCGACGTCGACGTGGACCGCGCGTACTGGTGGTATCCGGCTATCAACACGGTCGTCGGCACGGCGCTCACGATCGGCGGGTTAACGCGCATCGTGCCGCCCGGGGCGGTGCTGCCGTGA
- a CDS encoding ABC transporter permease, whose protein sequence is MPTDGDDASGGGGVLAHRWGEETAGGTAGLLLAAAAVAVAIAVLSPVLWLVLRAAEVGVVEAVALATSPTALGVLVNSLLLVGLVTAASLALGVPLAVLTVQTDLPFGRFWTVVAALPLVLPSYVGAFAYVSAFGPRGELADLLAPLGVRVPTIYGLEGTVLVLTLFVYPYVFLTTRASLLSFDTAQLEAARTLNHDYRSAFRRIVLPQIAPGVTAGALLVALYALSDFGTPAIMQYDAFTRVIYVELGAFGQGRATVLALELLGVTALVLALESRVGPDESGGYGSAASSSTVLELGRLRWPATLFPAAVATFTLALPVSILAMWLLRSGPAYAGGGLAFEWSFGLNSVSASLLAAAATVVLALPVAYYAGRSDSVAARLAERSTYVGYAMPGVVLALALVFFGTRYAPGLYQTLPLLVFAYVVRFLPQAVGTTRSSVLGVDADLVGAARTLGEPPRGAFRRVTLPLIAPGLVAGATLVFLTTMKELPATLVLHPTGFTTLVTYIWRVQEAGYYGRAALPALALVAVSGLSMVLLLRQEGTDG, encoded by the coding sequence ATGCCGACCGACGGCGACGACGCGTCGGGCGGCGGCGGCGTCCTCGCTCACCGATGGGGCGAGGAAACGGCGGGAGGAACGGCCGGGCTGCTCCTGGCGGCCGCGGCCGTGGCGGTCGCCATCGCCGTGCTGTCGCCGGTCCTATGGCTGGTGCTCAGGGCGGCCGAGGTCGGGGTCGTGGAGGCCGTCGCGCTCGCCACCTCCCCCACCGCGCTCGGCGTGCTCGTCAACAGCCTGCTGCTCGTCGGCCTCGTCACCGCCGCATCGCTCGCGCTCGGCGTCCCGCTCGCGGTCCTCACCGTCCAGACCGATCTCCCGTTCGGCCGCTTCTGGACCGTCGTCGCCGCGCTGCCGCTCGTCCTGCCGAGCTACGTCGGCGCGTTCGCGTACGTCTCGGCGTTCGGCCCGCGCGGCGAACTCGCGGACCTGCTGGCGCCGCTGGGCGTTCGGGTCCCGACCATCTACGGGCTCGAGGGAACCGTGCTCGTCCTGACGCTGTTCGTCTACCCCTACGTGTTCCTCACGACGCGCGCGTCCCTGCTGTCGTTCGACACGGCGCAACTGGAGGCAGCGCGGACGCTGAACCACGACTACCGGTCCGCGTTCAGGCGGATCGTGTTGCCCCAGATCGCGCCGGGCGTGACCGCGGGCGCGCTGCTGGTCGCGCTGTACGCCCTGTCGGACTTCGGGACGCCTGCGATCATGCAGTACGACGCCTTCACGCGCGTCATCTACGTCGAACTCGGCGCCTTCGGGCAGGGCCGGGCGACGGTGCTCGCGCTCGAACTGCTCGGCGTCACCGCGCTCGTCCTCGCGCTCGAATCCCGGGTCGGCCCCGACGAGTCCGGCGGCTACGGGTCGGCCGCGTCGTCGTCGACGGTCCTCGAACTGGGTCGGCTTCGGTGGCCCGCGACGCTGTTCCCGGCGGCCGTGGCGACGTTCACGCTCGCGCTGCCCGTCAGTATCCTCGCGATGTGGCTGCTCAGGAGCGGTCCGGCATACGCGGGCGGGGGACTCGCGTTCGAGTGGTCGTTCGGCCTGAACTCGGTGTCCGCCTCGCTGCTCGCCGCCGCCGCGACCGTGGTGCTCGCGCTGCCGGTCGCCTACTACGCCGGGCGCTCCGATTCGGTCGCGGCGAGGCTGGCGGAGCGCTCGACGTACGTCGGCTACGCGATGCCCGGCGTCGTGCTCGCGCTCGCGCTGGTGTTCTTCGGGACGCGCTACGCCCCCGGGCTGTACCAGACCCTCCCGCTGCTGGTGTTCGCGTACGTCGTCCGCTTCCTGCCCCAGGCGGTGGGCACCACTCGGTCGTCGGTGCTCGGCGTCGACGCGGACCTCGTGGGCGCGGCCCGGACCCTCGGGGAGCCCCCGCGGGGCGCGTTCCGCCGGGTGACGCTCCCCCTCATCGCGCCGGGGCTGGTCGCCGGCGCCACGCTGGTCTTCCTCACGACGATGAAGGAGCTTCCCGCAACGCTCGTTCTCCACCCGACAGGGTTTACAACGCTCGTGACGTACATCTGGCGAGTTCAGGAGGCCGGGTACTACGGCCGGGCCGCGCTGCCGGCGCTCGCGCTGGTGGCCGTCTCCGGCCTGTCGATGGTGCTCCTGTTGCGCCAGGAGGGAACCGATGGTTGA
- a CDS encoding phytoene/squalene synthase family protein encodes MTGADDPVARSKRIQQRTGRTFHFATRLLPERVRHPTYVLYAFFRVADEVVDAEDTAPPAEQHAQLERLREAALGRVEADDPVLAAFAEIREAYGIAEEDVEAFVDAMIADITTDRYETYADLEAYMDGSAAAVGRMMTAVIGPDDPDAALPHATALGEAFQLTNFVRDVREDIVDQDRVYLPRETLATNGVTEEQLRRFEFDENVAAAVRHELRRAESLYEEGVAGIEYLPRDCQFAVLLAAVLYAEHHRLVRRRGFDTLTATPSLGTARKAWLLVRTRGAWARTKDPEAVFHRVSATNPDGRTRDSRDHLDCMPAR; translated from the coding sequence GTGACGGGAGCAGACGACCCTGTTGCGCGGAGCAAACGCATCCAGCAGCGGACCGGCAGGACGTTCCACTTCGCGACACGCCTGCTCCCCGAGCGCGTTCGGCACCCCACGTACGTCCTGTACGCGTTCTTCCGGGTCGCGGACGAGGTCGTCGACGCCGAGGACACCGCACCTCCGGCGGAACAGCACGCGCAACTCGAACGACTCCGCGAGGCCGCGCTCGGGCGGGTCGAAGCGGACGACCCCGTCCTCGCCGCGTTCGCGGAGATACGCGAGGCGTACGGTATCGCCGAGGAGGACGTCGAGGCGTTCGTTGACGCGATGATCGCCGACATCACCACCGACCGCTACGAGACGTACGCGGACCTGGAAGCGTACATGGACGGCTCCGCCGCCGCGGTCGGGCGGATGATGACGGCGGTGATCGGCCCCGACGACCCCGACGCGGCGCTTCCGCACGCGACCGCCCTCGGCGAGGCGTTCCAGTTGACGAACTTCGTCCGTGACGTTCGGGAGGACATCGTCGACCAGGACAGGGTGTACCTCCCGAGGGAGACGCTTGCGACTAACGGCGTCACCGAGGAACAACTCCGGCGGTTCGAGTTCGACGAGAACGTCGCGGCGGCCGTTCGTCACGAACTCCGGCGGGCCGAATCGCTGTACGAGGAGGGCGTCGCCGGCATCGAATACCTCCCCCGGGACTGCCAGTTCGCCGTGCTGCTCGCCGCCGTCCTGTACGCCGAACACCACCGACTCGTCCGCCGACGAGGTTTCGACACGCTCACGGCGACACCGTCGCTGGGAACGGCCCGGAAGGCGTGGCTCCTGGTGCGGACGCGGGGCGCCTGGGCGCGAACGAAGGACCCCGAGGCCGTCTTCCACCGGGTGAGTGCGACGAACCCCGACGGGCGGACCCGCGACAGCCGGGACCACCTGGACTGTATGCCGGCCCGGTAG
- the cruF gene encoding bisanhydrobacterioruberin hydratase, with protein sequence MSTVASTVREWWPDDRRDAETRLEALVRGNRFTISVVFPLIGIVLLLASATVPAVPDWLAFNGTLVLLGTLVMRSPLIAAVAPVADRRALAGVGLLTLYAYGIEYVGVHTGWPYGAFEYGVALGPMAAGVPLGLPVFFLPLVANAYLLCLLLLGDRAEHAATRLGAVVALVLLMDVVLDPGAVALGFWSYDDVARGGALAALSGGGFYGVPLSNFGGWILSATVAVATFDAAFDRAALRRRLADCEFALDDMVSFVILWGGVNAAFGNAVPALVAALIGYWLVRANRFDASLLRP encoded by the coding sequence GTGAGCACGGTCGCCTCGACGGTGCGCGAGTGGTGGCCCGACGACCGCCGCGACGCGGAGACTCGGCTCGAAGCGCTCGTCCGCGGGAACCGCTTCACCATCTCCGTCGTCTTCCCGTTGATCGGGATCGTCCTGCTGCTCGCGAGCGCTACCGTCCCCGCGGTTCCGGACTGGCTGGCGTTCAACGGGACCCTCGTCCTACTGGGTACGCTCGTGATGCGCTCGCCGCTGATCGCCGCCGTCGCGCCCGTCGCGGACCGTCGCGCCCTCGCCGGCGTCGGCCTGCTGACGCTGTACGCCTACGGGATCGAGTACGTCGGCGTCCACACCGGCTGGCCCTACGGGGCGTTCGAGTACGGCGTCGCCCTCGGGCCGATGGCCGCCGGCGTCCCCCTTGGACTGCCGGTGTTCTTCCTCCCGCTGGTGGCGAACGCGTACCTGCTGTGTCTCCTGCTGCTCGGCGACCGGGCCGAGCACGCGGCGACGCGGCTCGGCGCAGTCGTCGCGCTCGTCCTGCTGATGGACGTGGTGCTGGACCCCGGCGCGGTCGCGCTGGGCTTCTGGTCGTACGACGACGTGGCTCGGGGGGGCGCGCTCGCGGCGCTCTCAGGCGGCGGGTTCTACGGCGTCCCGCTCTCGAACTTCGGCGGCTGGATCCTCTCGGCGACCGTCGCCGTCGCGACGTTCGACGCGGCGTTCGACCGGGCCGCGCTCCGGCGACGGCTCGCTGACTGCGAGTTCGCCCTCGACGACATGGTGAGCTTCGTCATCCTCTGGGGCGGCGTGAACGCCGCCTTCGGCAACGCCGTTCCGGCGCTCGTCGCCGCCCTGATCGGGTACTGGCTGGTCCGGGCGAACCGGTTCGACGCGTCGCTCCTTCGTCCCTGA